The following proteins are encoded in a genomic region of Neovison vison isolate M4711 chromosome 12, ASM_NN_V1, whole genome shotgun sequence:
- the LOC122892003 gene encoding olfactory receptor 9K2-like produces MGDRGTSNHSEVTDFILVGFRVRPELHILLFLLFLLVYAMILLGNVGMMTLIMTDPRLNTPMYFFLGNLSFIDLFYSSVIAPKAMINFWSESKSISFAGCVTQLFLFALFIVAEGFLLAVMAYDRFIAICNPLLYSVQMSTHLCIQLVAGSYFFGCISSILLTSVTFTLSFCASRAIDHFYCDYRPLQRISCSDLYLHKIVSFFLCSIIILPTIIVIIVSYMYIVSTVLKIRSTEGRKKAFSTCSSHLGVVSVLYGAIIFMYFIPDRFPELSKVASLCYTLVTPMLNPLIYSLRNKDVKEALRKIMRKKIFLFNSILTMI; encoded by the coding sequence ATGGGTGACAGGGGAACAAGCAATCACTCAGAAGTGACTGACTTCATTCTTGTAGGCTTCAGGGTCCGCCCAGAACTCCAcattctcctcttcctgctctttctgcTTGTGTATGCCATGATCCTTCTAGGGAATGTGGGGATGATGACCCTTATTATGACTGATCCCCGGCTGAACACACCAATGTATTTCTTCCTAGGCAACCTCTCCTTCATTGATCTCTTTTATTCTTCTGTTATTGCACCCAAAGCTATGATCAACTTCTGGTCTGAGAGCAAGTCCATCTCCTTTGCCGGCTGTGTGACCCAGCTCTTCCTCTTTGCCTTGTTCATTGTGGCTGAGGGATTTCTCCTGGCAGTCATGGCTTATGACCGCTTCATTGCCATCTGCAACCCACTCCTCTACTCTGTCCAGATGTCAACTCATCTCTGCATTCAGTTGGTAGCTGGTTCCTATTTTTTTGGCTGCATCAGCTCGATTCTTTTGACCAGTGTGACGTTCACTTTGTCCTTTTGTGCTTCCCGAGCTATCGACCACTTCTACTGTGATTACCGTCCACTTCAAAGGATTTCTTGTTCTGATCTCTACCTTCATAAgatagtttcctttttcttatgcAGCATTATTATTTTGCCTACCATAATTGTCATTATCGTGTCCTATATGTATATTGTGTCCACGGTTCTAAAGATAAGATCCACTGAGGGACGTAAGAAAGCCTTCTCTACTTGCAGCTCTCACCTAGGAGTTGTGAGTGTACTGTATGGTGccatcatttttatgtatttcatccCTGACAGATTTCCTGAGCTGAGTAAAGTGGCTTCCTTATGTTACACCTTAGTCACTCCTATGTTGAATCCTTTGATTTACTCCCTGAGAAACAAAGATGTCAAAGAAGCTCTGAGAAAgattatgaggaaaaaaatatttttatttaattctatctTAACAATGATATAA